The sequence below is a genomic window from bacterium.
CCAGAGTCCATCGCCGAAGATCTTCATCCACAACGCCAGCAGATACGGATACAGCGGCGCGCGGTAGAACACTTCGCTGCCCAGCCAGTCGCCGCCGGCGATCTGCTTGGCCCACAGATAATGCCAGCGCGAGTCGACGATCGGCTGGTCGAACGCCGGGTGATTGCCCGACAGCTGTAGGAGCACCAGCGCCCGCACGACAAAGGCCGCGCCGAGAATGATCCAAAACCATGCGGTATTGGAAAGCCCGCCGGGGGATGAGGAGGTCTTTGCCCAGGTGCGGGGATCGAACCATGCTGTCATTCGCAGGGCCCGTGGCTGCCGGGCCGGGTGTTTTTGATCCGCCATAGGCTGTATTATACGCTAATGGCAAGCCGTGCGACACTGGCCGCCGAGCCCCCGACCGATCGGCGAATGGCCCGGACCAACTCCCCGGAGCGCCGGGATCCGTGTGTGTGGCTGGCCGCGTATGCAAGCGCCATCGTCTGGATCGGTCTGGCCACGGACGGGAAGGTCCTTCTGGGCTGGCTCTCGGCGTTGGCGCTGTTGCTGTTCGCCCAGGCGGCCCGGGGCCGGCTGGATTGGCGCGCGGTGAGACAGGTCTTCGTCTGGGTTATGGTTTCTGGCGCCCTGACCGTCTTGCTCTATTTGTTGTTGGGACCCGAGTCTGGCAGTGACGGCCTCCGACTCTGGGGCGTTGTGATCCCGCGGGAGCGGCTGGCGCTGGGCGCCGGAATGGGACTGCGGCTGGCGGCTTTAATCTGCGCGTCGGTTCTGCTGGTCACCGCTGTCGCGCCGTTGCGGTTGGCGGCGGGGGTGACCCGCTGGCTTTTGCCGCTGCGGCATCTCGGTCTGCCGGTGGCGCAGTTCTATTATCTCGCATTCTTTCTGGTGGCAATGGTCCCCAACTTCCTGAACGAATCCCGTCTGATACGTCTGGCGCAAAACTCTCGCGGCATCGGCGGCGGTGGTGGTCTGATCGCGCGCGCCCGGGCCTATCCGTCCTTGGTCGTTCCGGTCTTTGCCGCCGCGATCCGTCGCAGCGACGCCATCGCGTTGGTGCTCGCCTCGCGCGGCTTCGACACGGCCCGCATCCCGGCGGCCGTGCATGGCCTTCG
It includes:
- a CDS encoding energy-coupling factor transporter transmembrane component T is translated as MASRATLAAEPPTDRRMARTNSPERRDPCVWLAAYASAIVWIGLATDGKVLLGWLSALALLLFAQAARGRLDWRAVRQVFVWVMVSGALTVLLYLLLGPESGSDGLRLWGVVIPRERLALGAGMGLRLAALICASVLLVTAVAPLRLAAGVTRWLLPLRHLGLPVAQFYYLAFFLVAMVPNFLNESRLIRLAQNSRGIGGGGGLIARARAYPSLVVPVFAAAIRRSDAIALVLASRGFDTARIPAAVHGLRLGTIDYIGLGLLAAGWIVWILARSPLA